A region of the Mytilus trossulus isolate FHL-02 chromosome 11, PNRI_Mtr1.1.1.hap1, whole genome shotgun sequence genome:
TGCTTccatcaaatcaccaattgatgtttcattgctttaaatatataattgttatctacattctaatgaaactgacatgAAATAACTTCAAATCATACATTGTCTGCACTTGCCCATACATTTTCATAGCATTAATCATGAATTGATACCATTAAAGTTGGTGacattatccaatcaaaatgaacccGAAAACAATGTTTCAGTAGAATACATGTAATTctaaataatgaacaaaaaaaaatatgtgatacTGGACTACAATCTTGAAATACAGATAAATTACCTAttgttaataaataataatgcctTGATTGAATCTTGATGGTTGTATATGTTTGTAGACACAGTCCTAAAGATAACAGAGCTAACAAAGTAGAATGTACCAGCTGTGCTACAAGTATACCAGATTGGTAAGTATGATAATTACACCTTATTCCTATTTTCTGCCATAACTGGACATCAAAAAGGTTCCCGAAATATTTTGACGTTATAATACAAAATCTTTGACCCCACAATGGAAAACTGATTGTTGTATAACGTCAATAGTTCAAACGGTGCAAGTTTTCAGGTCAACTGTCTCCAATTCCAAACACTGATAAGATGTATTTATGCTACATATTATTTGTCATCTTGTTTCTGcactgtttttgtttaaattattatgaataaattgagaTGTACAAGGGGGGAAATGACcaagcaacccaacaacataAATAACTGAAAGACATCTAGATAACAACATGATATTTTCATGTAGTTCAGCTTTAAATGTTCACCACgaaaacaaatcttatttaAACCAATGCAtcaattttcttatatacagAAGTTTCTAGAAGGTATATaccttttaaattatatttatattatttttcaggtGTACAGTTTGTCCAAATTGTGATACAAAATTCCCAACATGCATTGTTACAGGAAGACCACTGATGGAATACCAATTTTGGATGTGTAGCGCATGCAAACATCGAGCTTATGAAACAGAAATTTCAAATCGTCAAACATGTCCTCTCTGTCATACACAAGTTTAACACTATGAAAGTAATTAGATATATGtattcaatttaatttattttcttctaagaaaaaaacattccaAATCTACTCTTAATGGAGTTATTGACTACTGATGTGTAATATTAAATTTGAACTCAAGTTTGAGAAAATTGCTAACATTTATGAAAAGAAGAGAAGATAGTACAGAGTAATTTAATTctgattataatttattttttctatagatacatttaacaaaacagacaaaagtattttacatttttgaaatgtCAAACTTTTGTCTGGGAATCTAAAATTTTACTCTTATTACTTATTTCTGCTTTGGTTTTCTTCAAGGTAGATAAtatgaaattgttatttttgtacaatttgtTGTAAACTTTTATTGTCTAAgttattgaatatttgtttttatatccgAGTTTTCCGTCCATGTGAAATTCTGATTTTCTATACACAATAAAATTCTAAACATTgaaatgttaatattttgttgGGGTATCTGCCTGTCATAGAAAAGCAAACCAGGTTTTtagtacatttatttttgtaattattaaagCAACAAACCAATAGTGAGCTCCATATTGTCATGAGAACAGCAAATTCATATTTAAAGGAATTGAATCAAGCATTATCTCAAGTTTTCACAGAAttagacattttttatatgttcagcCCTGCCATATTTGTGCCTGTCTCATGTCAGGAATTTATAGCCTTGCTAAATCTTgtgtgtttttgaaattttggttcatttgtATGTTTCAAAGTTAGTGTAGCTTCTATTTCCCTGGTAAAACAttattgtttaggggccagctgaagctaCCTTGAGGCAGGATTTTCTCAcggcgttgaagacccattggaggactttgtttattttctgcTCTGTGGTTCAGGTTGTTGTCACATATTCCGTTTCTATTCTCTATTCAATAACatgcaaattttaatttaaccaGCGACCATAACTCCTCAACAGAAATTTGGAAATAATAAACCAATCTTGACTTCCATTTTTCGTGTGAAGcctcatattaaaatttgaaaatgttttagatcaattttatataaaggtatagAGTTGTCTAAACAAAACCCTTGTATGTAAGAAAAAAACTATACCATAACCTAAAATATAAGTTTGTAAAGTCAGGcaacaatatacaaaacttgACACATAAAAGCTTAAAATCAAACAAGGTATGTATTCAATGTCTAATTCATAAGGTAGATCTATTATTAAAGTAATACTTAAATCATAGATTAGTGAACACTGCATTTAGAGCAGGGCTGTTTGTGATGTCTTGTGTCTGAAAACTGCAAACCTAGGTTAACATTTCCCCtacatcattatatttttattggtgCATACCACGTattcttattttgataaattctaAATCCAGGATGTTTTCCCAGACGTTTGAAAAGAGCAGGAAGATACCAAATAGAGAATAAAGACTATTTGCCAaagaaagactgaaaaaaaacatggcaaaaaaagtattaaaaaacaaGTCTTAAAACATTACAAATCAAGAATGTGTAtctagtacacagatgccccatctgcactatcattttctatgttcaatggatcGTGAAAAATGGGGGAAATCAtaatcataaggaacatgtgtactaagtttcaagttgattgaacttcaacttcttcaataactacctcgaccataaactttaacctaaagcagGAAGGACAGATGAATGAACGAAAGGTTGCACAGACCAGAAagcataatacatgtaaatggaGCATAAAAAAGTAAACAGCAACACAAATCCCACCAAATATTGGTACTGATATCAGGTCCTCGTTATAAAACGGAAGTAtatcaaaactaataaaaatcTGTAAATTCATTGTAAGAAAACTGTCTGACATATTTAGTTCACTGTATTTCAAAGGTTCATACAGTTACTGTAAAGTTGATTAATCAGACTGTAAGACCATTTAGAAAATCTCACACCTTAGTATATAGTAACATCATCATTTAAGTTGTATGGTACAACTCTATACCAAAAAAGCAAATTGAAGCCATAGACTCAAAAGACTAACaattaaatttaagataaaggaatactttatttttttcaatatcatcaATCAGTATCTTTATTATATCAATGTATCAATCTAACTTAATTTATAATCTTGATGTGTTCTTTTTTTCCAGTACTCCTATATCTCTATGTTAATGTTGGAATATCAGTGTCTTGGTTTTAAGTGGTGTTTACTGTCTTTTTCTATTCATACATGCTGCCATATCCATAACCTTTGACATTTCTAAAGCGATAGCCACCATGTCCATAACCTTTACCCTTTCCTCCGTAACCATGACCATTTTCATTTCCTCCATAGCCATAGCCATTTCCTGTATAACCATGACCTTCACCCTTTCCTCCATATCCATAACCTTTATCATTTCCTACATAGCCATATCCGTAACCATGACCATGACCTTCGTCCTTTCCTCCATAACCATAACCTTTACCATTTCCTCCGTAACCATAGTTACCATAACCATGACCTTCACCATTTCCTCCATAACCATGGCCTTCACCCTTTCCTCCATATCCATTACCATTCCCTATATAGCCATAACCATATCCTTTGCCATTTCCTCCATAACCATGACCTTTACCATTTCCTCCATAACCATATCCTTTGCCATTCCCTCCATAACCATGGCCTTCACCCTTTCCTCCATATCCATTACCATTCCCTTCATAGCCATAACCATATCCTTTGCCATTTCCTCCATAACCATGACCTTTACCATTTCCTCCATAGACAGAGCCATAACCTTTGCCATTGCCATCATAACCATGACCATTACTCTTTCCGTCAGAACCATAGCCGTTACCTTTTCCTGCATGGCCATGACCTTTGCCTTTTCCTTTGCCTGTATGGCCATGACCTTTCCCTTTGCCTGTGTGGCCATGACCTTTTCCTTTTCCTGCATGATCAGGACCTTTTCCTTTTCCAGAATCATATCTAGAGTCACCGTCTGAAAGTAAACAGTtgcaaactttttatttttactggAATTAAATTTAAGCATAGAAAATGCTAGTATTGTCCACACCAGATCTGGCTTTGGCCTTTAACTCCGTTCCcgtatcaatataaaaaagatgtggtataactgccattgagacaactcttcacaagagcacaataacacagaaattaacaaaaaataggtCAATATGAACTAAAGTAAAACGGTCTTACCGATccttaaataaacttattctaaaaggttaccaattcaacattAGATTTTTGCATATTGTTTTATCTAAAAGGCTACCAATTCAACattagatctttgaatattgttttatctaaaaggttacaaaatttaacattatatttttgaatattgatttatctaaaaggttaccaattcaacattagatctttgaatattgttttatctaacgggttaccaattcaacattagatctttgaatattgtttcatctaaaaggttaccaattcaacattagatctttgaatattgttttatctaaaaggttaccaattcaacattagatctttgaatattgtttcatctaaaaggttaccaattcaacattagatctttgaatattgtttcatctaaaaggttaccaattcaacattagatctttgaatattgttttatctaaaaggttaccaattcaacattagaactttgaatattgttttatctaaaaggttaccaatttaacattagatctttgaatattgttttatctaAAAGGTTACCAACTCAACattagatctttgaatattgttttatctaaaaggttaccaatttaacattagatctttgaatattgttttatctaaaaggttaccaattcaacattagatctttgaatattgttttatctaaaaggttaccaattcaacattagatctttgaatattgttttatctaaaaggttaccaattcaacattagatctttgaatattgttttatctaaaaggttaccaatttaacattagatctttgaatattgttttatctaAAAGGTTACCAACTCAACattagatctttgaatattgttttatctaaaaagttaccaattcaacattatatctttgaatattgttttattgatacaaatattgattttttttatcagtaaattaaaagcaaaccaaatattattgttataaacGTATGCACTTTGATGGATCTATTATCAAATATTTGGGTGTGGACGTTTGAATGAAGGTGAATCACGAAAAGAGATTCGGACGATAaagtatgtatatatgttaacaAGAGCAAGCAAATGACAAACAAATGATAATAACAACATATTTAgagattaaaatacaaaaaacaagtGTCTACATGAATTTCCAAACTCTTAAGGtttcaaagaataaacaaaCTTGTTCTGACTGGAAACACGCAGATGAAAATCGGTAATTTGAGATCCAAACCCTCTCCTTTCCACATCTTAGTTATATGGTGATGGTTATGTCCGATCTGTAATTTGTTACAAGTAGCCAATCTCACGGTTAACCCAAACTTTAGTCATTTGTGCTTTAATTCTGATGTTAATACTTGACCAGTTTCAGGGAAAAACTTTTGAAAGTATCCAAACATTAGCCCTccatgaacatttttaccttaaataaataatagatCACCACCTGTATTTCAACAAGGGTTACACATCAACTTTAGTACCTAATTGCAGTGAATAACATCTCTttgaattaaatcaaaattaagaagGCTATCAGAGATTAATTCAAAGTTCTTCCAAACCTAATGAACATATATTGCTCGATTGAtatataatcaacaaatttattctaaaaaccaTTGACACCCCCCTCCTCTTTACATTTCGTCGAAACTAACAATTTTCTTAGTCTTAAAAAATAGTTCTCGCTCCTGAAAACTGAAGTTTTGTATAAAGAAATATGAAACTACGCTTTCGCTCGCCAAATTCATGTATTGCTTTCTAATtattatcaaaggtatcaggattataatttaaaacgaCAGACGCTCCAACTTTTGACTATTAAAGTCCGAAGAACAAGTACTCAATTTGGAGTGGCAACATATCATACAGGAGTGGACCAAAAGGTAATTTGAAGAGTACAGAAAactaattcaaattcaaaatagttGTGCCAAAATGTATCACTATGTAGAAAGGTAGATATATTGTAGTTAACTTACTTTCGTGATATTGGTCCAATGGAGGGTTTGTATAACTATTTAGAAAAAGTCAACTTACTTGTGTGATGCTGGTCGACGTCCGATGGAGGGCTTGTGGGGTCCTCGTTTTTAGTTATGGTTTTGCGTACCCTTGCCGTGTTCACGAAATTAACACTTCCTAAACAAACAAACCAGAAGGACAAAATTGCGACAAATTTCATCTTGATTAATATCAAAACTGAGCAGTGAAAACGTACAGTCCTGAATAAGATTTCTTTAGATgcgaaatatattttttatatcatcaaAAATGTAACAGATTGTGTCAACTGAGACAGAAcaaaattagacaaaaaaattaaatttatgtgACATCttgatgaaaatttattttttattctatttcttaaaacaaTGAACTGCATCACACTTCCCCTTTCTTCTCAGAGTGAAATAggttcattttaaaaaagataacattCGTCACAAATCGGCAAATTCTATACCTTGAAGAAGAGTAACGGATTCAGCTGATGAAATAGATAAGTGCCATGCATTATCATTAACTTTAATCAATGAATTAACAATGAGTTAACTGATCACTTATATAACTGTATATAAATGCATATGACACGTTAATTAAGCAAGCATCAATTAATCAACAAATTGAGTTAATCTATATGTTCCACTGGACATTTATGGTGCAACAACCAATCAATGACAATAATGTGTCGCGTATTTTGCAGGAACAGTTTATTGATTATTATTTACTCCACGTCCAGTTTCAAATATCCCATGCATATTCAGGTCAAAGAACAACACGAGGCTGTTGCGatcctgtatcgctcacctggttttgtttttgcaaaaaataaattgatacatTGCATCAAATTATGAATGTTCCATCGAAGCTATGCAAATTAAAGTATCTCTTGCTAAAGTAAAGATTAAAGcgtatatatattgtatagcCACGAAAAGACACAAAGAGTACCAATCTGAAGGCGATGTAAAGATACAAAAAGTAACAATCTTATTGtcatgtaaacataaaaaaaattagtatcAATATAACGAAAATGTAAAGACACATATGGTATAGATTGGATGGTCATGCCAAGATACAAAGAATACCAATATAATGGCCATGTAAAAATACAAAGAGTACCAATCTAATGGCCATGtaaagacacaaaaactaacaatataatggtaatgtacatgtacatagagTATCAATCTAATGGCCATGTAAAGATACAGTGAGTATCAATGTAATGGCCTGTATAGTCAGTAAGAGTGACAATATAATGGCCATGTAAATATACACATAGTGACAATATAATGGTCATGTAAAGATACAAACAATACCAATCTAATACAATGTAAAGACACAACGAGTACTTATCTAATGGGCATACATGtaagaacaaaacaataaccTATATAATGGCCATGTCAAGATACCGAGAAAATCCATATAACGATCATGTAAAgacacaaagaaaaaaataatctaatgGGCACGTAAAGACACAAAAAGTACCAATATACTGACCATGTAAAGATACAAAGAGTACCAATATAATGGCCATGTAAAGATACAAAGAGTACCAATATAATGGCCATGTAAAGATATAAAGCGAACCAATCAAATGACCATGTAAAGATATAAAGTGTACCAATATAATGGCCATGGAAAGATACAAAGAGTACCAATATAATGACCATGGAAAGATACAAAGGATACCAATATAATGTCCATGTTTAGATACAAAGTTTACTAATCTAATGGTCatgtaaatatacaaaatgtacacatttAATGACcatttaaacatgataaacatacAAAAAGTATCAATATAATGGCCATGTTTAAACACAAAGTGTGCCAATATTATAGCCATGTAAAGATATAAAGAGTACCAATATGATTGCCATGTAAAAATACAAAGAGTACCAATCTAATGGTCATGTAAGATACAAAGAGTACCAATATAATGTCCATGTAAAGAAACAAAGAGTACCAATCTCATGATAATGTTAAGATACAAATTGTACCAATATAATAATCATGTAAAAATACAAAGTGTACAAATCTAATGAccatataaacataataaatatacaaaagtacCAATCTAATGGCCATTTTTAGATACAAAGTGTACCAATATAATGGTCATGTAAAAATACAAAGAGTACAAATCTAATGGCCATGTAAAGATACAAAGAGTACCACTATAATGGCCatgtaaagataaaaatgtaccAATATAATGGCCATGTAATTGTTTAGATACAAAATGTACCAATATAATGGTCAGGAGAAGATACAAAGAGTACCAATCTCCTGATAATGTTAAGATACAAATTGTACCAATATAATGGTCATGTAACGATACAAAGTGTACAAATCTAATGaccatataaacatgataaatatacaaaaagtacCAATCTAATGGCCATGTTTAGATACAAAATGTACCAATATAATGGTCATGTAAAAATACAAAGAGTACCAATCTAATGGGTATGTAAAGACACAAAGAGTACCAATATAATGGCCATGTAAAGATACAAAGAGTACCACTATAATGGCCatgtaaagataaaaatgtaccAATATAATGGCCATGTTTAGATACAAAGTGTACCAGTATAATGGCCAGGAAAAGATACAAAGAGTACCAATCTAAtgattatataaacatgataaagatacacaaaaaaaaaccaatataatGGCCATGTTTAGATACCAAGTGTATCAATATAATGGTCATGTAAAGATACAAAGAGCACCAATATAATGGCAATGTAAAGCTACAAAGAGTACGATTAAAATGGCCATGTTAAGATACAAAGTGTGCAAATCTACTTAccatataaacatgattaatatacaaaaagtaCCAATATAATGGCCATGTATAGATACAAAGTGTACCAATATAATGGCCATGTACAGATACAAATAGTACCAATATAATGGCTGTGTAAAGATACAAAGAGTACCAATCTAATGaccatgtaaatatataaacgaTATAAATcttattgccatataaacatgataaatatacaaaaagtacCAATATAATGGTCAAGTATAGATACAAAGTGTACCAATACAATGGCCATGTTAAGATACAAAGAGTACCAATATAATGGCCATGTAAAGATACAACGAGTACCAATCTACTGAccatatataaacatgatagatatacaaaaagTACCAATATAATGGCCATGTATAGATACAAAGTGTACCAATATAATGGCCATGTAAAGATACAAAGTGTACCAATATAATGGTCATGTAAAGATACAAAGTGTACCAATCTAATGaccatataaacatgataaatatacaaaaagtacCAATCTAATGGCCATGTTTAGATACAAAGTGTACCAATATCATGGCCATGTAAAGATACAAAG
Encoded here:
- the LOC134689702 gene encoding uncharacterized protein LOC134689702 yields the protein MWKGEGLDLKLPIFICVFPVRTNGDSRYDSGKGKGPDHAGKGKGHGHTGKGKGHGHTGKGKGKGHGHAGKGNGYGSDGKSNGHGYDGNGKGYGSVYGGNGKGHGYGGNGKGYGYGYEGNGNGYGGKGEGHGYGGNGKGYGYGGNGKGHGYGGNGKGYGYGYIGNGNGYGGKGEGHGYGGNGEGHGYGNYGYGGNGKGYGYGGKDEGHGHGYGYGYVGNDKGYGYGGKGEGHGYTGNGYGYGGNENGHGYGGKGKGYGHGGYRFRNVKGYGYGSMYE